In Trichoderma breve strain T069 chromosome 4, whole genome shotgun sequence, the following proteins share a genomic window:
- a CDS encoding tetratricopeptide repeat domain-containing protein, with amino-acid sequence MDSASENVNSLATLVGSAVAEQLITAHVSHLVSLSNEASSASSTQHPSSELLAIGLAALDAFLQATVTGPVLPANESNHVEKLFVSAWNSSKSESHESAVALHQLRRACLRYFEVDGVVPYAHIPYLELFSLAKYILVDVLASETKDIFELPSAGGILTKRSLAWERLRVNVWHYKIITQPSLGSSSNFNKSSQWSDVPTLATQISNEIDSLRATILSTEVWATEETWTREEKALFLIEAANNYILLGRNDKAKEAIDEAAQATGIAYALSGALGKRTKFQENNLSQLVVFAKSAAEQDIEGAVSKKDDEQAKPDALKLNDDTLLEEIHYAKEPAKTTTAVETLPPALADLAPDDQPQLSALDEIILLTEATIKDAFSPVDGLTSEQIMPFAVRVLTDKSVNWQIYTQALLVRSRIEIHRSRTVERGVLQLQAVADQVLTDTTFSTPSKEAQENEESDVPAIQVTAPGQATAPVNDSKPTTFLPAATNSESAPAHVRLRYIHALSTPPRWHLESELAYAWAGVGSMTSALEIFKRLKLWAEVALCYASSAAAEDEDGRGSGGEAKAKGIIRWRLFNKTGAAADSTSEPEDEVVGQDVGFLKAEDFSGPERQPPPPNAARLWCILGDLENDPAHYERAWEISKQRFARAQRSLGEYYLGQKDLAKALEAYKKATNVNRLSPDMWGRLGDISLRLGRFEDAAEAYSRSISSANDTEGGEGARTWSNLGSALYSLYCELTAPGKDKEESKSTNGTVNDDDEDNFTEAAEEKIISRDPNKLLAQSLAAYKKGASIAHDNWRIWDNVVTLASRIYPTPITDIVIAISNTIRIRKSETALDIDILSALLQDAILSKDKAPASSGIYEPARGSVERAVIRLIEEQITPLITTRSELWTLVSRLRAWRNDYAGAIDASERAWRAAVGSSGSGLLPGESASVDWTSDEAAWTEVVKRTDELVSVLENWGPDVETIGQKWKGKARSAVRSVMGRGKATWEDSQGWRTLENLMEGLKIDRN; translated from the coding sequence ATGGATTCAGCATCAGAAAATGTTAATAGCCTGGCCACCCTGGTTGGCAGTGCTGTAGCGGAGCAACTCATAACGGCGCATGTATCTCATCTGGTCTCCTTATCGAACGAAGCAAGCTCGGCCTCATCCACACAGCACCCATCCTCAGAACTACTAGCCATAGGTCTAGCAGCTCTCGATGCCTTCCTCCAAGCAACCGTCACCGGCCCTGTCCTGCCAGCGAATGAGTCAAATCACgtcgagaagctgtttgTCAGTGCTTGGAATTCCAGCAAATCAGAATCCCATGAATCAGCTGTTGCTCTGCATCAGCTTCGAAGGGCCTGCCTGAGATATTTCGAAGTTGATGGCGTTGTTCCTTATGCCCACATTCCTTATTTAGAACTATTCTCTCTGGCCAAGTACATCTTGGTTGATGTTCTAGCTTCCGAAACAAAAGATATCTTTGAGCTGCCTTCGGCTGGAGGGATTTTAACAAAGCGTAGCCTTGCGTGGGAAAGGCTACGTGTCAACGTCTGGCACTATAAGATTATCACGCAGCCAAGCTTAGGTTCATCATCCAACTTCAACAAGAGCTCCCAGTGGAGTGATGTGCCTACACTGGCAACACAAATCAGCAATGAAATAGACTCTCTTCGAGCAACAATCCTCAGCACTGAAGTCTGGGCCACGGAAGAAACCTGGACCAGGGAAGAGAAAGCCTTGTTTCTTATCGAAGCAGCTAACAACTACATTCTACTTGGTCGTAATGATAAGGCAAAAGAAGCCATAGACGAGGCCGCGCAGGCTACTGGAATTGCTTACGCTCTGTCTGGAGCTCTTGGAAAGAGGACAAAATTCCAAGAGAACAACCTCAGTCAGTTAGTTGTCTTTGCAAAGAGTGCCGCCGAACAAGACATTGAAGGAGCCGTCAGCAAGAAGGATGATGAACAGGCCAAGCCAGATGCtctcaagctcaacgacGATACTCTGTTGGAGGAGATCCATTACGCAAAGGAACCCGCAAAAACCACGACAGCCGTTGAGACTCTGCCGCCTGCGTTGGCAGACTTGGCGCCAGACGACCAGCCACAGCTATCTGCCCTTGATGAAATCATTCTTCTTACTGAGGCGACAATCAAGGATGCCTTTTCGCCCGTCGATGGCCTCACCTCTGAGCAGATTATGCCCTTTGCAGTCCGTGTTTTGACCGACAAGTCCGTCAACTGGCAGATTTACACACAAGCCCTGCTCGTTCGTTCAAGGATAGAAATCCACAGAAGCAGAACAGTTGAGCGCGGTGTCCTCCAGTTACAAGCTGTGGCCGACCAAGTCCTCACTGATACCACCTTTTCCACTCCAAGCAAAGAAGCTCAGGAAAATGAGGAATCTGATGTCCCAGCTATTCAGGTCACTGCCCCTGGCCAAGCTACTGCCCCTGTCAACGATTCCAAACCCACCACTTTCCTGCCCGCCGCAACAAACTCAGAATCTGCCCCTGCCCACGTTCGTCTCCGTTATATCCACGCTCTATCTACTCCTCCGCGATGGCATCTCGAATCCGAGCTTGCCTATGCCTGGGCTGGCGTTGGCTCCATGACATCAGCCCTAGAAATCTTCAAGCGTCTCAAACTTTGGGCAGAAGTCGCTCTCTGCTATGCCAGCAGTGCGGCtgccgaagacgaagacggtcGAGGCAgcggaggagaagccaaggccaagggaaTCATCCGCTGGAGACTTTTCAACAAGACCGGAGCCGCAGCGGACTCCACATCCGAGCCGGAGGATGAAGTTGTCGGCCAAGACGTCGGCTTTCTCAAAGCAGAGGACTTTTCAGGACCAGAGCGACAACCTCCTCCCCCGAATGCCGCCCGTCTGTGGTGCATCCTCGGTGATCTGGAAAACGATCCGGCTCACTATGAGCGCGCATGGGAAATCTCCAAGCAGCGCTTTGCTCGTGCCCAAAGATCCCTAGGAGAATACTATCTAGGCCAAAAGGATCTGGCCAAGGCCCTCGAGGCCTACAAAAAGGCCACCAACGTCAACAGACTCAGTCCCGACATGTGGGGTCGTCTCGGCGACATCAGCCTTCGTCTGGGACGCTTTGAAGATGCCGCAGAGGCTTACAGTCGATCAATCAGCAGCGCAAACGATACCGAAGGAGGTGAAGGCGCCAGGACATGGAGCAATCTCGGCAGTGCTCTGTACAGCCTCTACTGCGAGTTGACAGCACCCggaaaagacaaggaagagagcaaaTCTACAAACGGCACCgtcaacgacgacgacgaagacaaCTTCactgaagcagcagaggaAAAGATCATATCCCGCGACCCCAACAAGCTCCTCGCCCAATCCCTCGCAGCATACAAAAAGGGCGCCTCCATCGCCCACGACAACTGGCGCATCTGGGACAACGTCGTCACCCTCGCCTCGCGCATCTACCCGACCCCCATCAcagacatcgtcatcgcAATCTCAAACACCATCCGCATCCGCAAGTCGGAAACCGCCctcgacatcgacatcctctCCGCCCTCCTCCAGGACGCCATCCTGTCAAAGGATAAGGCCCCTGCGAGCAGCGGCATCTACGAACCTGCCCGCGGCTCCGTCGAGCGCGCCGTCATCCGCCTTATAGAGGAGCAGATCACGCCCCTTATCACTACCCGCTCCGAGCTCTGGACACTTGTCTCACGTCTGCGTGCCTGGCGCAACGACTATGCCGGCGCAATCGATGCTTCGGAACGTGCCTGGCGTGCCGCCGTCGGCTCCTCTGGAAGCGGACTGCTACCCGGCGAATCTGCCAGCGTCGACTGGACGTCGGACGAAGCAGCCTGGACGGAAGTTGTCAAGCGCACTGACGAGCTGGTCTCCGTACTTGAGAACTGGGGACCTGACGTTGAGACCATTGGACAGAAGTGGAAGGGCAAGGCGCGAAGTGCCGTCCGCAGCGTCATGGGACGAGGAAAGGCGACGTGGGAGGATAGTCAGGGGTGGCGAACGTTGGAGAATCTCATGGAGGGATTGAAAATAGACAGGAATTGA
- a CDS encoding pantoate-beta-alanine ligase domain-containing protein codes for MLPQSSSSFSRLVSRAAIRTLRTAAAETVPSTSIKVLRLVDAVRQWRRPHLTNFRSVGLVPTMGALHEGHFSLIRAAARENHHVVVSIYVNPAQFGIKEDLASYPVTWDSDVAALARLDREFADDGANLGRISAVFAPSTAEIYPSGFPGQEIDSKGSFVTITPVGEVLEGASRPTFFRGVATICMKLFNIVQPDRVYFGQKDVQQTVVIKRMVKDFMMPTEVVVCPTTREADGLALSSRNVYLGTRRRHVAVVLSKALRAAQEAYDSGKLSRGDVLGAANNVADSMLQAQKELPPNQRVTYEVDYISLADPDTLQEVDTVDPAKGAVLSGAIKMLPVEEPQNGEDLGHSGGPAVRLIDNIILPPKAQ; via the coding sequence ATGCTGCCGCaatcatcctcctccttctcgcgCCTCGTCTCCCGCGCCGCCATCCGCACCCTGcgcaccgccgccgccgaaaCCGTCCCGTCAACGTCCATCAAGGTCCTCCGGCTCGTCGACGCCGTGCGCCAATGGCGAAGGCCTCACCTAACAAACTTCCGCTCCGTCGGCCTCGTGCCCACCATGGGCGCCCTGCACGAGGGCCACTTCTCGCTCAtccgcgccgccgcccgcGAGAACCACCACGTGGTCGTCAGCATCTACGTCAATCCGGCCCAGTTCGGCATTAAAGAAGATCTCGCCTCGTATCCCGTAACATGGGACTCTGACGTCGCCGCGCTGGCCCGCCTCGACCGCGAGTTCGCCGACGACGGGGCTAACCTGGGCCGCATCTCGGCCGTCTTCGCGCCTTCCACCGCCGAGATCTATCCGTCTGGTTTCCCGGGTCAGGAGATTGACAGCAAGGGCAGCTTCGTCACCATCACGCCTGTGGGTGAGGTCCTCGAGGGCGCCAGCAGGCCGACCTTCTTCCGCGGCGTCGCGACGATCTGCatgaagctcttcaacatTGTCCAGCCCGACCGCGTCTACTTTGGCCAAAAGGACGTCCAGCAGACCGTCGTCATCAAGCGCATGGTCAAGGACTTTATGATGCCCACCGAAGTCGTCGTCTGCCCAACCACCCGCGAAGCCGATGGTCTTGCTCTAAGCTCTCGAAATGTCTACCTCGGCAcgcgccgccgccacgtCGCCGTCGTGCTGAGCAAGGCGCTGCGTGCTGCCCAGGAGGCCTACGACAGCGGCAAGCTGAGCCGCGGCGACGTCCTCGGTGCCGCAAACAATGTCGCCGATAGCATGCTTCAGGCTCAGAAGGAGCTCCCGCCTAACCAGCGGGTTACTTACGAGGTCGATTACATCTCCCTGGCCGACCCTGACACGCTGCAAGAAGTCGATACGGTAGACCCGGCGAAGGGAGCCGTTCTTAGCGGCGCCATCAAGATGCTGCCTGTGGAGGAACCGCAAAATGGAGAGGATCTGGGACATTCTGGAGGCCCGGCGGTAAGGCTGATTGACAACATCATCTTGCCGCCCAAGGCCCAGTAA
- a CDS encoding GYF domain-containing protein has protein sequence MPSNLPSSFASAAAGQNANRDARGGRSDGRGSAGGEWSRRDGRSANGTLTFRRSSTTPLSQTSNPPPANDNAVQLPTVEDPIPQPTTYEVGPSRYTKDDLLEMYQSQRPGGNPSHLFISGWDPSNASGSGVRGWGKSNENHVPQDPGTCWDFNGDTAPIGLSGFSQDEKEAFSTDINSPLKPPTQAKEGHQAAVNGRKPSLSHAPGSTFGVSSPSSAVRPATRRRETVDSNPFSPTNIASPTASRFSRDDPLWFSRKPGELRESENDDPDNTEQAPRDVPKPPIPGLMRANTSTGVSMTSMWPSSTASSAGAFGSFALPTSPAVGDKRPGGAPGGSRLAHLIPKDNTESAASKSSEGQNPQQSWRTRPRTDTDPFGGSEEVSGMSGMSGSAALQGSTGDFGMSNLNLGGSSSGDNGPASPSETNPYRSPPTERHDHDGPSDQGTGDRVHSTGHEQPHSNYSTLSRGFAAAFDGSDRSQTSSVGAKAAYLSSGWPAPAGPSTGTPDRERSNFGGAFGSSLFSPIGDIQSPGLGNLGGVFGPSNTGSIGRQSKLGSLFPPAMQAQMHAHEHESSLSDSLGDLRQSNPLGAIGRGNFTVPTRDTDSPMRSNRGVFEELFPSSDSSRNLAGFGTSDAGQPGIAAAVPQSFTPVSGGMPFGNAQAGVEPPSAQVRQMVMPDRMRWVYLDPQGQIQGPFTGLEMNDWYKANFFTPDLRVKKVEDPEFEPLGQLIRRIGNSREPFLVPQIGIAHGPPMQSGPFAPGAGSGIIPPLSGVFPTFGRTLTAEEQNNLERRKQEEQFLMAQQRDFMMRQQAMAKFQIQPSLQHHSSAHSLQSQPSFGSMTSPLGVPQQQHHQLPHQQPIGGLGPATVFDTHPGAANPAAVRAAMGNGELFRPEDLVNLSANERQMLVSLQGEPAGTESGAPQPIGTPGDASLRYGLPEANELKEDDEGFKDRLKEFEDLRAEHDAEQAAAAIVEESQESSAKQEEATVATPPSVDPRSEPAPSASKPSKASKKKAPTEPGMPMPFPPPASMTPLPAPTPPPLAPWAKDPGQEGQKGPSLKEIQEAEARKAAKAEEAAAALRKAAMEQEAALLREKEKSAAAAAAAANAGLPATSTWGQSSPVASVSPWAKPGATKAKGTTPSVASGAAGAKKTLAEIQREEEARKLKAKEVAIQTGVGAPVNTAKSYANLAGKPNHGSTPTAPSPILTSGSGWATVGAGGKVKSPSTVPSQLQSRSVSSTSVKPALATPVKLAPKSIVSNVSSTNTAMDEFNKWAHRELSRGITGVNDITSFQADLAVLPLDTGLIADAVYANSTTMDGRHFAEEYVRRKKLAEKGVVEKQTQAESKASVSGGGWSEVAKKSGATQTRESEAAIQSADFKVVPGRKKGKK, from the exons ATGCCGTCCAATCTCCCGTCAAGCTTTGCCTCGGCCGCTGCCGGCCAGAATGCCAACCGCGATGCGAGGGGTGGCAGAAGTGATGGAAGGGGATCCGCTGGAGGCGAATG GTCTAGGAGAGACGGCCGCTCAGCTAACGGTACCCTGACTTTCCGTCGTTCCTCTACCACGCCCCTGAGCCAGACCTCAAACCCTCCCCCTGCGAACGATAATGCCGTCCAGCTACCCACCGTCGAGGACCCCATCCCACAGCCCACAACATACGAAGTTGGTCCCTCACGTTATACCAAGGATGATCTGCTTGAGATGTATCAATCCCAGCGGCCTGGTGGCAATCCctctcatctcttcatctcaggTTGGGATCCAAGCAATGCTAGTGGTAGTGGCGTAAGGGGCTGGGGAAAAAGCAACGAGAACCACGTGCCACAGGATCCCGGCACCTGCTGGGATTTCAACGGCGACACGGCACCCATAGGATTGTCGGGATTCTCTCAAGACGAAAAAGAG GCCTTTTCTACCGACATCAACTCGCCACTCAAGCCTCCTACGCAAGCTAAAGAAGGTCACCAAGCGGCAGTCAACGGCCGGAAACCATCTCTTTCTCATGCCCCAGGAAGCACATTTGGCGTGagctctccatcatccgCTGTCCGACCTGCCACCCGCCGACGAGAAACCGTCGATTCCAATCCGTTCAGCCCTACCAACATTGCGTCGCCAACTGCCAGCCGGTTTTCGCGAGATGACCCCCTGTGGTTTTCGCGAAAGCCCGGTGAATTGAGAGAGTCAGAAAATGATGATCCCGACAACACCGAACAGGCCCCGCGTGATGTCCCAAAGCCGCCGATTCCTGGTTTAATGCGAGCCAACACGTCGACCGGTGTGAGCATGACGTCAATGTGGCCATCATCTACCGCGTCTAGTGCTGGCGCGTTTGGTAGCTTTGCCTTGCCCACTTCGCCAGCCGTTGGTGATAAGCGACCGGGCGGTGCTCCGGGAGGCAGTCGACTTGCTCATCTGATCCCCAAGGACAATACCGAAAGCGCGGCTAGCAAATCGTCCGAAGGCCAGAACCCCCAACAGTCTTGGAGGACTAGGCCACGAACTGACACTGATCCTTTCGGCGGCAGCGAGGAGGTGTCTGGCATGTCCGGCATGTCGGGTAGTGCTGCTCTCCAAG GGTCTACTGGAGATTTTGGAATGTCCAACCTAAATTTGGGCGGCTCATCATCTGGCGACAATGGTCCTGCCAGTCCTTCGGAGACAAACCCTTACCGGAGCCCCCCGACAGAACGCCACGATCACGACGGACCTTCTGATCAAGGCACTGGGGATAGGGTTCATAGCACTGGCCATGAACAACCACACTCCAACTATAGTACGCTTTCTAGAggttttgctgctgcctttgacGGGAGCGATCGTAGTCAGACGTCCAGCGTGGGCGCCAAAGCCGCCTATCTGTCGTCTGGTTGGCCCGCGCCAGCTGGCCCGTCTACCGGAACCCCTGACCGTGAGCGGTCCAATTTTGGAGGAGCATTCGGTAGCTCTCTCTTTAGCCCTATTGGTGACATCCAATCTCCCGGCTTGGGCAACCTCGGCGGCGTGTTTGGGCCATCCAATACCGGTAGCATCGGTCGGCAAAGCAAGTTGGGATCTCTGTTCCCTCCCGCTATGCAGGCTCAGATGCATGCGCATGAGCACGAAAGCAGCCTCTCCGACTCTCTTGGCGACCTTCGGCAGAGCAACCCACTCGGTGCTATTGGCCGAGGCAACTTTACCGTTCCTACTCGAGACACAGACAGCCCCATGAGATCTAATCGTGGGGTCTTTGAGGAACTTTTCCCCTCCAGCGATAGCTCTAGAAATCTCGCCGGGTTTGGAACCTCAGATGCTGGACAGCCCGGCATCGCTGCGGCAGTGCCCCAGTCATTCACGCCAGTCAGTGGCGGAATGCCGTTTGGGAATGCTCAGGCTGGTGTAGAGCCCCCGTCTGCTCAAGTCCGCCAAATGGTAATGCCTGATCGGATGCGATGGGTCTACCTTGATCCTCAGGGGCAAATTCAGGGTCCTTTTACTGGACTGGAGATGAACGACTGGTACAAGGCCAACTTCTTTACTCCTGATCTTAGAGTGAAGAAGGTAGAAGACCCCGAGTTTGAGCCTCTCGGCCAGCTCATCAGGAGAATTGGAAACTCTCGCGAGCCATTTTTGGTCCCCCAGATCGGAATTGCTCATGGACCTCCTATGCAGAGTGGCCCCTTTGCACCTGGCGCTGGAAGTGGCATCATTCCACCCCTGAGCGGTGTATTCCCAACGTTTGGCAGGACTCTCACTGCCGAAGAGCAAAACAACTTGGAGCGTCgcaagcaagaagagcagtTTCTCATGGCTCAACAACGCGACTTTATGATGCGACAGcaggccatggccaagttccAAATACAGCCAAGCCTGCAACATCATTCCAGTGCTCATAGTCTCCAGAGCCAACCAAGTTTTGGTAGCATGACATCGCCGCTGGGAGTtccccagcagcaacatcaccaGTTGCCGCATCAGCAACCCATCGGAGGCCTAGGCCCGGCCACTGTTTTTGATACCCACCCTGGTGCCGCCAATCCCGCTGCTGTTCGCGCCGCTATGGGAAACGGGGAGCTTTTCAGACCAGAAGACCTGGTTAACCTTTCGGCCAATGAACGTCAAATGCTCGTATCCTTGCAGGGTGAGCCTGCCGGTACTGAATCTGGTGCGCCTCAGCCCATTGGGACTCCGGGCGACGCAAGTCTACGGTACGGTCTGCCAGAAGCTaacgagctcaaggaggacgatgaaggtTTCAAAGATCGTTTAAAAGAATTTGAAGATCTACGCGCCGAGCATGACGCCGagcaagctgctgccgcgATCGTCGAGGAATCCCAAGAGAGCTCCGcaaagcaagaagaagcgaccGTAGCAACGCCCCCCTCCGTCGACCCGCGAAGCGAACCTGCCCCCTCAGCCAGCAAGCCAAGCAAAGCCTCTAAGAAGAAGGCT CCGACTGAGCCAGGAATGCCGATGCCATTCCCCCCTCCAGCTTCGATGACCCCCCTTCCCGCCCCAACG CCTCCTCCGTTGGCTCCGTGGGCCAAAGATCCCGGTCAGGAGGGGCAGAAAGGCCCAAGCCTGAAGGAGATTCAAGAGGCGGAAGCCCGTAAGGCGGCAAAGgccgaagaagctgctgctgcgctcCGAAAGGCCGCGATGGAACAAGAGGCAGCTCTGCTcagagagaaggaaaagtcggcggctgccgctgctgctgctgccaacgcTGGCCTCCCAGCGACCAGCACCTGGGGTCAAAGTTCACCCGTAGCATCTGTCAGCCCCTGGGCTAAGCCGGGAGCTACCAAGGCCAAAGGAACGACACCTAGCGTTGCATCTGGTGCGGCTGGAGCCAAGAAGACTTTGGCCGAGATCCAGCGCGAAGAGGAGGCACGGAAGCtgaaggccaaggaggtcGCTATTCAGACCGGCGTTGGCGCCCCTGTCAACACCGCTAAAAGCTATGCCAACCTTGCTGGTAAGCCGAATCACGGCTCCACGCCGACAGCACCCTCTCCCATCTTGACCAGTGGAAGTGGTTGGGCCACCGTTGGAGCCGGTGGTAAAGTGAAGAGCCCATCTACTGTCCCGTCTCAGCTTCAAAGCCGCTCAGTTAGCAGCACCAGTGTCAAGCCTGCTTTGGCCACCCCAGTGAAGCTGGCACCCAAGTCCATTGTTAGCAATGTCAGCTCTACCAACACCGCTATGGATGAGTTCAACAAGTGGGCCCACAGGGAGCTCTCGAGAGGGATCACTGGCGTTAACGATA TCACGAGCTTCCAAGCAGATCTTGCTGTCCTGCCCCTCGACACTGGATTGATCGCAGACGCTGTGTATGCTAACTCTACCACGATGGACGGACGACATTTCGCCGAAGAGTACGTTCGACGAAAGAAGCTAGCGGAGAAGGGTGTGGTTGAAAAGCAAACCCAGGCTGAGAGCAAGGCGTCGGTCTCCGGCGGCGGATGGAGCGAAGTTGCCAAGAAGAGCGGTGCTACCCAGACCAGGGAAAGCGAGGCAGCGATCCAGAGTGCCGACTTCAAGGTTGTTCCTGGCcgcaagaagggcaagaaatGA
- a CDS encoding acyltransferase domain-containing protein, producing MSHDGDAVDDANSSAPDLQILGDEITLQPSGFVEPKGIVHDEKEEALMNQSPRFRSEPLQFLREVSLYVSGQGWRAYDRVIGQPVFYSGFSENMTSMVLSAPLLQKRISQLANDRLAVEEKEGLLNKNDKDYITKHAQRRNVLENSLLEVAEKLTDNMICKMESNTFIRGAYYLCMQLVTRAYHQGIHVSSEEVLRIRKVAELAAKNKQSIVFLPSHRSHVDYVSLQLICYRLGLTLPVVVAGDNLNFPVVGAFLQHAGAMWIRRSFGDDALYTTLVQSYIDTLLQKGYNFECFIEGGRSRTGKLLPPKFGILSFVLDSILSGRVKDCIVCPVSTQYDKVIETEGYVTELLGMPKKKENLADFLSNGPSILSLKLGRVDVRFNEPWSLRKFVDNHLSKLNSIPASLDTERNNSEVRAIREKLLRALGYKVLGDINAVSVVMPTALIGTVLLTLRGRGVGKEELVRRVEWLTARVRAKGGRVAHFGNAPLSEIVDRGLEVLGKDLVGVVEGLAEPTYYAVDRFQLSFYRNMTIHLFIYEALVSAAMYTRVKRGGGPSNQDITYEELKDQVGFLSSLFRGEFIFSGAGLVANLDVTLRGLEADHVVRLDRDENGNIATIGLSDEERKAGRENYDFYCFLIWPFIEASWLAAVSLMGLTPPAGKNGHVWIEEAKAQNSAQLLGKTLYHQGDLSYFEAVNKETLKNSYMRFQQEQIINVVKSKDSKIPPRLQLDPSWRPSRDPETGALLAEGKLWDFTEKIASSRREGKNRRDGATVSSRVLRLTDELGSRLFAEAEEAEKKGGKVPSRLSKEDQDALDHNMESARRKRKLEGRAHL from the exons ATGTCCcacgatggcgatgccgttGACGACGCCAATAGCTCGGCCCCCGACCTCCAAATCCTAGGCGATGAAATCACCCTGCAGCCCAGCGGCTTCGTCGAGCCCAAGGGAATCGTCCACgatgaaaaagaggaagcttTGATGAATCAATCGCCCAGGTTTCGCAGCGAGCCGCTCCA GTTCCTTCGCGAAGTCTCCCTCTATGTGTCTGGCCAAGGATGGCGAGCCTACGACCGCGTCATCGGTCAGCCGGTGTTCTACTCCGGCTTCTCGGAGAACATGACCTCCATGGTCCTGtcggcgccgctgctgcagaagcggATTTCGCAGCTCGCCAACGATCGCCTGGCCgtagaggagaaggagggaTTGTTGAATAAAAATGACAAAGACTACATCACGAAGCATGCGCAGCGACGCAATGTCCTAGAAAACTCTCTCCTAGAGGTCGCGGAGAAGCTTACAGACAACATGATTTGCAAGATGGAGAGCAACACCTTTATCCGCGGTGCATACTATCTCTGTATGCAGCTGGTGACGCGCGCCTACCACCAGGGAATCCATGTTTCCAGCGAAGAGGTCCTGCGAATACGAAAAGTGGCAGAGCTGGCCGCCAAGAATAAGCAGAGCATTGTATTCCTGCCGAGTCACCGATCACACGTGGATTACGTTTCTCTGCAGCTGATATGCTATCGCCTTGGCCTGACATTGCCGGTAGTCGTAGCTGGAGATAACCTCAACTTTCCGGTTGTAGGAGCTTTCTTGCAACATGCGGGCGCCATGTGGATTAGACGATCATTCGGAGACGATGCCTTGTACACCACACTCGTGCAGTCATATATCGACACGCTGCTACAAAAAGGCTACAACTTCGAGTGCTTTATCGAAGGAGGCAGATCGCGTACaggcaagctgctgccaccaaAGTTTGGCATCCTGAGCTTCGTTCTCGACAGTATCCTATCTGGCAGAGTGAAGGATTGCATTGTGTGCCCTGTCAGCACTCAATATGACAAGGTCATTGAGACAGAGGGCTATGTCACTGAGCTGCTTGGcatgcccaagaagaaggaaaactTGGCCGATTTCCTCTCCAACGGACCCTCTATCCTCTCTCTCAAGCTGGGCCGAGTCGATGTTCGGTTTAATGAGCCGTGGAGTTTGAGGAAATTTGTTGACAACCACCTCTCAAAGCTGAATAGCATTCCTGCAAGCCTAGACACGGAGCGCAACAACTCTGAAGTAAGAGCTATTCGGGAAAAGCTCCTCCGTGCCCTAGGCTACAAAGTCCTCGGCGACATCAACGCGGTTTCGGTCGTGATGCCCACTGCCCTCATTGGCACTGTTCTTCTCACTCTACGTGGTCGCGGTGTCGGTAAAGAGGAATTGGTCCGTCGTGTCGAGTGGCTGACCGCTCGTGTCCGAGCCAAGGGTGGACGAGTTGCACATTTTGGAAACGCGCCCCTTTCAGAGATTGTCGACCGAGGTCTGGAAGTCTTGGGCAAGGACTTGGTTGGGGTAGTTGAGGGACTGGCCGAACCAACGTATTACGCTGTCGACCGCTTTCAGCTCTCCTTTTACCGCAACATGACgatccatctcttcatctacGAGGCTCTTGTCAGCGCAGCCATGTACACGCGCGTCAAGCGTGGAGGCGGCCCGTCGAACCAGGACATCACCTACGAAGAACTTAAAGATCAAGTCGGATTCTTGTCTTCGCTGTTCCGCGGAGAGTTCATCTTCTCGGGCGCCGGCCTTGTCGCAAACTTGGATGTCACACTGCGCGGCTTGGAAGCCGACCATGTGGTTCGCTTGGATAGAGACGAGAATGGGAACATTGCAACCATTGGATTGTCGGATGAGGAGCGCAAGGCCGGGCGAGAAAACTACGACTTTTACTGCTTCCTCATCTGGCCTTTCATCGAGGCCAGTTGGCTTGCTGCCGTGTCATTGATGGGCCTCACTCCTCCTGCAGGTAAAAATGGCCACGTATGGATCGAGGAGGCGAAGGCTCAGAATAGTGCACAACTG CTCGGCAAGACTCTCTATCACCAAGGCGACCTCTCCTACTTCGAGGCTGTCAACAAAGAAACCCTCAAAAACTCATACATGCGCTTCCAGCAAGAGCAAATCATCAACGTAGTCAAATCCAAAGACTCCAAGAtccctcctcgcctccaGCTCGATCCTTCCTGGCGACCTAGTCGCGATCCTGAGACAGGCGCTCTGCTCGCCGAGGGCAAGCTATGGGACTTTACGGAGAAGATTGCAAGCTCTCGTCGTGAGGGTAAGAATCGGCGTGATGGCGCCACGGTTAGCAGCCGTGTGCTTCGCTTGACGGATGAGCTTGGCAGCAGGCTCtttgctgaagctgaagaggcggagaagaagggcggaAAGGTGCCCAGCAGGCTGAGCAAGGAAGATCAGGATGCGCTGGATCACAACATGGAGAGTGCacggaggaagaggaagctggagggcAGAGCGCATTTGTAA